A genome region from Proteus vulgaris includes the following:
- a CDS encoding amidohydrolase, whose amino-acid sequence MTFQIADTLYYNGLIYTADHHNNIVDAIAISQGVIIASGKKEGLLSYCDESTKQIDLQGSMVMPGIIDAHMHPFWGGATLAGCHLDYQSLSIDDILSRIQEYLDENFIDNDTEWLKVSAWYREGMQPEGVQMTRYHLDTLNTARPILLFSSDCHSVLANSRALERLNITAETPDPPDGNIERDGDRTPIGILEDAPAMQAIDSLPPLTEAQNLQIARHVQKLLNEQGVTTIMDARVGEPQLRAFNTLRKAGELTLRVENAVEITPDDVPCIEDIPNAVRHATTRFSQWHQISNGAQPSVAIRHIKLFLDGVLQAPIMTARLHSPYRINVGTDDTPHWQDSEHIGDLYFSPEILTPLVTEIARAGYHPHIHTVAEGAISTALDAISEMRNALPEKDIRPGLAHNELMCEKDYARFAQLNTYPFLSFQWAAVDQNNIEKDIEMLGKSRCNYLETAGKFIDAGVTVAFGSDWPIDPLNEWYDFKVAMTRQKEATSPRLDNDRNLTLVEVLRAATINAAEALDMDTQIGSLEVGKFADFIVLDRNLFEIPTEDVENVRVLCTIIAGKPTI is encoded by the coding sequence ATGACATTTCAAATTGCAGACACTCTCTATTACAACGGACTTATTTATACCGCTGATCATCATAACAATATTGTTGACGCTATCGCGATCAGCCAAGGTGTCATTATTGCTTCAGGAAAAAAAGAAGGGTTACTTTCTTACTGTGATGAAAGCACTAAGCAGATTGATTTACAGGGAAGCATGGTCATGCCGGGCATTATTGATGCGCATATGCACCCATTTTGGGGAGGTGCAACGTTAGCAGGGTGCCATCTGGATTATCAATCACTCTCTATTGATGACATTTTATCGCGCATTCAAGAATACCTTGATGAAAACTTTATTGATAATGATACCGAATGGTTAAAAGTCTCTGCATGGTATCGTGAAGGCATGCAACCAGAAGGTGTGCAGATGACACGTTATCACCTTGATACCTTAAACACCGCTCGCCCTATTTTGCTCTTTTCTAGCGATTGCCATAGTGTACTTGCAAATTCTCGCGCTTTAGAACGATTAAATATCACGGCAGAAACACCCGATCCACCTGATGGAAACATTGAACGTGATGGTGATAGAACACCGATTGGTATTCTTGAAGATGCGCCAGCAATGCAAGCCATTGACAGCTTACCGCCACTGACTGAAGCTCAAAATTTACAGATAGCTCGCCATGTTCAAAAATTATTAAATGAACAAGGCGTAACCACTATTATGGATGCACGAGTAGGTGAGCCTCAATTACGAGCCTTTAATACATTAAGAAAAGCAGGCGAACTGACTCTTCGCGTAGAGAATGCCGTTGAAATCACCCCAGATGATGTACCTTGTATTGAAGATATTCCAAACGCGGTACGCCATGCTACTACTCGCTTTTCACAATGGCATCAAATCAGCAATGGAGCACAACCCAGTGTTGCGATCCGCCATATCAAACTTTTCCTTGATGGTGTATTACAAGCGCCGATTATGACAGCGCGCTTACACTCACCTTATCGTATTAATGTTGGCACTGATGACACACCACATTGGCAAGATTCTGAACATATTGGTGATCTCTATTTCTCTCCTGAAATTTTAACACCGTTAGTCACAGAAATTGCTCGTGCGGGCTATCACCCTCATATTCATACGGTTGCTGAAGGTGCAATTAGTACGGCCCTTGATGCTATTAGTGAAATGCGTAACGCCTTACCTGAAAAAGACATTAGACCAGGGCTTGCGCATAATGAATTGATGTGTGAAAAAGATTATGCGCGTTTCGCACAACTAAACACCTATCCTTTTCTTTCATTTCAATGGGCGGCGGTTGATCAAAATAACATCGAAAAAGATATTGAAATGTTAGGTAAATCTCGCTGCAACTATTTAGAAACTGCTGGAAAATTTATTGATGCTGGCGTCACTGTGGCTTTTGGTAGCGATTGGCCAATTGATCCGCTTAATGAATGGTATGATTTTAAAGTCGCAATGACTCGCCAAAAAGAGGCAACAAGTCCTCGTCTTGATAACGATCGTAATCTGACATTAGTGGAAGTCTTACGTGCAGCCACCATTAATGCAGCAGAAGCTTTGGATATGGACACTCAAATTGGATCACTCGAAGTCGGAAAGTTTGCCGATTTTATTGTATTAGATAGAAACTTGTTTGAAATACCGACAGAAGATGTTGAAAATGTCAGGGTATTGTGTACGATCATTGCGGGGAAACCCACAATTTAG